A window from Engraulis encrasicolus isolate BLACKSEA-1 chromosome 13, IST_EnEncr_1.0, whole genome shotgun sequence encodes these proteins:
- the LOC134460557 gene encoding gastrula zinc finger protein XlCGF7.1-like, with protein sequence MSPSVPTKDFVRPVDIKEEGDEEEEVEQHSEDESSEISGAKWIQSNVKPKTEATGWTDRIDHQKMQTFQCSHCKEVFTDMGDLNRHQLIHSGKRPYQCSQCGKSFSKKGDLKTHQMVHSGEKPFKCSDCGKSFRLKGHLNTHLMVHSGVKPYQCPDCGKSFTKNSNLKNHQMIHSGVKSFQCSDCGKSFIHVSNLKRHQKIHSGETVKPFKCSDCGKSFSEKSYFKQHQMVHSGVKPYQCPGCGKSFAKMSNLKNHQMIHLGAKPYQCSDCGKSFSEKGNLWKHRQRIHLGAKP encoded by the exons ATGTCGCCTTCTGTTCCTACCAAAGACTTTGTGAGACCTGTGGACATTAAAGAagaaggagatgaagaagaagaggtggagcaGCACAGTGAAGATGAATCATCTGAAATCA GTGGTGCTAAGTGGATCCAGTCTAATGTAAAACCGAAGACAGAGGCAACAGGATGGACAGACCGAATAGATCATCAGAAAATGCAGACATTTCAATGTTCACATTGCAAGGAAGTCTTTACTGACATGGGAGATCTCAACAGACATCAGTTGATCCATTCAGGGAAAAGACCATATCAGTGCTCAcaatgtggaaagagttttagtaaAAAGGGCGATCTGAAGACCCATCAGATGGTCCACTCAG GAGAAAAGCCATTTAAGTGTtcagactgtggaaagagtttcaggCTAAAGGGCCATCTCAATACCCATCTGATGGTCCATTCAGGAGTAAAGCCATATCAGTGTCCTGACTGTGGGAAGAGTTTTACAAAAAATAGCAATCTTAAAAACCACCAGATGATCCACTCAGGTGTTAAGTCATTTCAATGTTCTGACTGTGGAAAAAGTTTCATTCACGTGAGCAATCTCAAAAGGCACCAGAAGATACACTCAGGTGAAACTGTAAAGCCATTTAAGTGttctgactgtggaaagagttttagtgaAAAGTCCTATTTTAAGCAACACCAGATGGTCCATTCAGGAGTAAAGCCATATCAGTGTCCTGGCTGTGGAAAGAGTTTTGCAAAAATGAGCAATCTTAAGAACCACCAGATGATCCACTTGGGTGCAAAGCCATATCAGTGTTCAGACTGTGGTAAGAGTTTTAGTGAAAAGGGCAATCTTTGGAAACACCGCCAGAGGATCCATTTGGGGGCAAagccttag